Sequence from the Thermothelomyces thermophilus ATCC 42464 chromosome 2, complete sequence genome:
ACTTTTGACCCCTGATTGTATGTGGGGAGATCGCCTTGTTTCCTGCTGCAGTGGGTTGtgcgtactccgtagtgtactccgtactcggTCCGCCTTTGATGATCATTAGCGTGATTTCTTCGGTTTTGTTCGAATTGGGACAATACCGTGAGTTATCAGATATGTGTAACTGATAGTCCAAATGCCAATGGTGAAAAGTTGTCGCATGAGCGGTTGTTGCGAGTGGCTTTGTGCGACACGGCACCTGCTCGAAACTACCTAACCAACTgcaggggaggggggggggggcaggTCTGAAAGTGCGAAGGACGAAGGATCAAATTACATAGTAGGTATAGAATGTAGTTAGTCCATGCACATGCGATAATACGTACTAAGTCCGACTCCTGGATTAGGAATCAGAACCCGCTTCACCGACTTCTTCGGATCGTCAATGTATAGAAAGGGAGAAGAGGGGCAACAAAGAGACTCTCAGGTCTCTGTCGCACAGCTGAAATGAGGAGGCATGTGTGTGGAGGGTTTCGCGGTGCGAATTGCGGGTCGCTGGCTATACTAGTTACACAGTAGGAACAAGGGATATACGGACGTATAGGTGTCTACTTGTCTCACGAGCCCAGGCTGGTTGGAAACAGACGCCGGTATCCGTCGAAGAGACAGACGACTGTTTCAAGACAAACTTTTTGCGAGTCAGTTTACAAACAAGAGCCatctacatacatacacagaATCTGCTGCGCCTCAGAAACCACCAGCAATTACCACCCCAGTGCATCAGCCCCCTCCCCAGCTATCGAATTCCTCCTCAACCATGCATGGTACATAGAGTCTGGCACTTGGACCTCCAAATTAACGCGCTCCAAACAAACAAACCTTTCGACACGCCACATACGAATGCTGATGATGGTTTTGTACACAGTGCGTTGGCCGGCTAGGCGAAAATAAATGAGCAATCCTGTCTTCGTCAAGATGCAATTCGTGCTTGTCCaagaacccccccccccccaaaaaaaaaaaaaaaatccgtCGGCACCCGCCAAGTCGAGTACGCGATCAGTTGCCGTTGACTGGAAGACCGCCGGGCGGGCTTGTTACCGCGGCCGTCTTGGTCCTCAAGGTGAGAGGGAACGGGTACTCATCAggatcctcctcctcactGTACAACGTGTGTTAGCCACCTTGGTCCTGAATGGTGCGGGGGCGGTCGGTATCACTCACGGGAGTTTCCATGCAACGTAGTCCTCGGTGCTCAGACCCTCGCGGCCCTCTTGGAGGCTGGCAAAGTCGCCCGGGGTCATCATTCCGGTACGATCTCGAGGAGAGCCGGGCACCGAGAAGGGCCGAGAGATCTTCTGGTCGACACCCGGGATGtagtcctcctcctcctccccgttGAACGACATGGGGTACGCCCGCCTCAGCGCGAGCTGACGGGCCTTGACGTACTCCATGCCCATTCGCTTCCAGTCGAGCAGGTCGCTGAGCCGCTCCGTCCGGTTCCGCTGGTTGATGCGCTGCCGTCGGCTCTTCTGGGTGAAGTCGAACATGTACGACGTGAGCTGGTTGACCGAGTCGTCCACTCCCTTGGTGCGGCGATCCACAATGTATATTCCATAGTCGCTCGAATTCTCAATGAGCTCCTCCATGTAGCAGCCGAAGCCCGAGAGGTTCGTCGTGATGCTCGGCACCCCCATCACGGTGCACTCGGCCGGCGTGTAGCCCCAGGGCTCGTAGTAAGACGCGAACACGCCCAGGTGGGTGCCCCGGACAAAGTCCTCGTAGTCGAGCGGCAGCACCGGGTTGGCCGAGTTCAGGAACTCGGGGTGGAACACGATCTTGACCCGGTCGCTGGGGTGGTTGAAGAGCTGCACCCGGCGGATCTGGTTCAGGATCGGGTCGTCGTGGTCGTTGACCATGTTGTGCGTGACAATGGGCGGCAGGCTGTGTCTCTTCATGGCAAACAGGCGCCGGCGGAGCAGAACGCGATCCTGGCTCGAGATGAGCTCCTTCTCGTCCGGCATCGGGTCGCCGTCGTGCCACTTGAGTGAGCGCTCAAAGATGCGCCGGCCAATGTTTCTCTCGATCGTGTCCACCGTGTCCCGGAGGCTCTTGATCACGGCCTGGCCCTTGAGCGCCTCGACCGTCAACGACGAGGTCTGGGCGGGCATGATGATGAAGGCGACGACCGTCATCTTGCTGCCGGACGCCTTGAGCCGGTGGTTCAAGCGGGCAAGCGCCTCGATGAACATGTCGACACCCTTGTTCCTGAACTCGTACCGCCCTGCCGTGAAGAAGTAGAGGGTATTCTCCGGGTCGAAGTCGTAGTGGCCGTAGAAATGGCCCCGCACAAAGTCGTGGATCTTCTCCTTGGACTGCTGATGCAGGTTCTGGAACTCATGGACGGCCGAGAACTTGGTTACGTTGAGCCCGTTCGGCAGCACTCCGTCGGGCTTGCGCTTGAGCAGGTGCTCGCTCTCGTAGGCCGTGATGTGGGAGACCGTGGTGAAGACGTCGCATGAATGCGCGGCAGCCCGCTCAATGCAGTACCGGTGATAGATGCCGCGCTTACCGGCCTCCGCGTCGACGTCAAAGTACTGCAGGTTGTTGTAAAAGTCTACGGAGCCGGCACACAGGTAACGGCCCAGCAGCGTAGCATGTGTAGTGAAGATGGTCGTCACGTCGATCTGTCGCCTCCTCGTCAGAGGCAGTGCGACACCTGCCAACCACTCGTGGAAGTGCGCGATAAcagccttcttcttctcgtgGCACACGAACTGCAACCGTGCCCGTTAGTCTTCACCTCTTGGAAAGCT
This genomic interval carries:
- a CDS encoding glycosyltransferase family 3 protein (CAZy_ID 270112), translated to MEPTIPELAETIQSMRDRGIGILYGRWLIEGAPRVLLFDTKTAYGYMNEWKADLWNVASIPSPDNDEETNEAVVFGYLVAWFLGEFVCHEKKKAVIAHFHEWLAGVALPLTRRRQIDVTTIFTTHATLLGRYLCAGSVDFYNNLQYFDVDAEAGKRGIYHRYCIERAAAHSCDVFTTVSHITAYESEHLLKRKPDGVLPNGLNVTKFSAVHEFQNLHQQSKEKIHDFVRGHFYGHYDFDPENTLYFFTAGRYEFRNKGVDMFIEALARLNHRLKASGSKMTVVAFIIMPAQTSSLTVEALKGQAVIKSLRDTVDTIERNIGRRIFERSLKWHDGDPMPDEKELISSQDRVLLRRRLFAMKRHSLPPIVTHNMVNDHDDPILNQIRRVQLFNHPSDRVKIVFHPEFLNSANPVLPLDYEDFVRGTHLGVFASYYEPWGYTPAECTVMGVPSITTNLSGFGCYMEELIENSSDYGIYIVDRRTKGVDDSVNQLTSYMFDFTQKSRRQRINQRNRTERLSDLLDWKRMGMEYVKARQLALRRAYPMSFNGEEEEDYIPGVDQKISRPFSVPGSPRDRTGMMTPGDFASLQEGREGLSTEDYVAWKLPEEEDPDEYPFPLTLRTKTAAVTSPPGGLPVNGN